From the genome of Corallococcus macrosporus DSM 14697:
GAAGCTGTCACACGACGTGGTGGCGGAGATGACGGCCGCGCCCGCGGACGTGGCCATTCCCGAGGTCCCGGACGCGGGCTCGCCCGTGGCCGCGGTGGCCCAGGCGCCCGCGAAGCCGCCGCCTCCGCCCGTGACGGCGCCTGTCGCGCCGCCGCCCGTCACCGCGCCGGTGAAGACGGTGGAGGCGCCGGAGCAGGGGCCGGTGGCGCCCGCGAAGCTGCTGCTCAAGGTGCTCGCGGGGCGGCGGCCCGCCGCGGCCACCGTGTACGTGAAGTCCGCCTCGGGAGCGCCGCAGCGGGTGGTGATGGACCGCAAGGCGCGCAAGCCGGTGGAGCTCATGCTGCCGCCCGGCGAGTACCGGCTGGACGTCCTGTCCCAGGGCTACCTGGCGCAGTCGCGGAAGGTGACGCTCTCCCGGGAGGCGGCGCCCACCGTGTCCTTCACCCTGGCGAAGGCGCCGGTGAAGAAGTCGCAGAAGGTCCGCGTGAAGAAGGAGCTCGTGGTGCTGCCACGCGCGCCGCGCTTCGCGGAGCGGCAGGCGGCGCCGCGCAAGGGGTCGACGGCGGGGCTGGCCCTGCTGGTGGACATGTTCGTGCGGGATGAAAGCCTCCGGCTCCGCATCGAAGGCCACACCGACAACAAGGAGCGCCCCGCCGCGGCGGCTCGCAAGGCGCTGTCCGAGGCCCGCGCCAACGCCGTGGCCAAGGCCCTGGTCGACGCGGGGCTGGAGGCGTCGCGCATCGACACCGTGGGCCTGGGGGACTCCCGGCCCAAGGCGCCGAACCTGTTGCCCCGCGGGCGCGAGCTCAACCGCCGCGTGGAGTTCGTGCTGCTGCGCGCGAAGTAGGGCGGGCCGGCGGCGGTCCCGGGCCAGGGACGCTCAGCGCCGGGCTGTCCGCGCGGGCTTCACGAGGTACCGGCCCGTCTTCCGGTCCACCGAGGTGGCGGGGACGCGCCGCGTCTCCTCGAACTGGAGGTAGGCCGGCTGGAGGCTCTGCCAGAACGCGGCGAGCGGCGCGTCCGGTGCCAGCCGCTCCGCCAGCGCGGCCATGCCGGCCGCGTCGAGCCGGCGAGGGAAGATGTGGATGGGCACGTCGCGCCGCGTCTTCGCTCGGGTGTCCAGCGTCATGAGGTACAGCTCTTCGATGGGGCCGTCCTCGATGGCGATGCAGCCGATGCTCACGCAGTCGCCGTGGACGTAGATGTCACCGCCCAGCGACACCCCGGCCACCTGGTGGAAGCGGTCCGCCGCGTTGGGGTAGCTGACGCGCATGGACAGGTGGTAGCTGCTCATCGGGTTGAAGAGGTCGATGGTGTAGAACCCCTCCGGCACCTGGAGGTCCCCCTGCCGCCGCTTGGGGCCCAGCTCGCCGGAGGCGGCGCAGAAGGGATACGTCCGCACCTTCACCAGGGGACCGGCGCGCGTGCCCGCCCAGACCTCCAGCTCGCGCTCGTGTTTGAAGGCGCGCAGGTAGAGCTGTTCGGGAGGCCAGGCCACGCCCGCCTTGCTGAAGAGCGCGGCGACCTGCTTTTCACGCGCCTTGCGCGCCGCGGCGACCCGGTCCGCGGCGTGCGAGGCGGGGGCCAACAGGAATACCCACAGGGCGATGGCGAGGAATCTCATGGGACGGCGGCCTCCTGACGGCGACCTCCGGTCAGCGGACCGGCGGTGCCCCGAGCGTAGCGCCCGGGGCCGGGAGGCTCCAACCCGCCCGAGGGGTGCTACGCCGCGAGCGGCGCCAGCTTCTGCACCTGCTCCAGCAGGCGCTCAAGAGAGAAGGGCTTCTTGAGGAACCCCGCCCAGTCGTAGTCGGGCGGCCGCACCGACGGGTCGATGGCGCTCATGATGAGCACAGGCAGTGACGCGAACTCCTCCATGCCGCGGATGGCCTGGATGGTCTCGAAGCCATTCATCACCGGCATCATGACGTCGATGATGGCCAGGTCCGGGCGCGCGTCCTTCAGGCAGTCAATGGCCTCCCGGCCATTCGCGCAGGTGACGACCCGGTAGCCCTCGTCCTCGAGGATGGACTTCACCGCCTCTGCGATGTCCATTTCGTCGTCGACGACCAGAACCGTCTTCATGAGCGCCTCCGCCCAGTGGACCGGGTGGCCTTCCGCTTGGGTTTCCGGGAGGACTTCTTCGCCGCTGCCTTGGCGCCCATGGGCGGCTTGCTGGAGGGCGATTTCGCCGGCGCGCCCCTCAACACGGCGTGGCCGGTGAGCACGGCCTCCGCGCTCTCGAAGGTGTCCGCGACGGTGATGCCTTTGTCGGTGATGGAGAACTCCCGGATGCCGCTGTCGTACTGGCTCTCCCGCATCTTCATGATGGAGAGCAGCCGGTAGAGCTGGGAGCGCAGCTCCACGTAGCGCAGCAGGATGACGTTCTCCACGTAGGCGGCGGCGTCCGGCTGGGGTGAATCCACGCCCGGGGAGAAGAGCGCCGTCTCGTCGGAGTAGACGGTGGTGACGTCCAGCATCCGCAGTTGGTGGGAGAGCGCGGAGAAGAAGCGGCTCATCCGCTCCGGGTAGACGCTCGCCGAGCGGAACCCGGCGACGCTGTCGACGAAGAGCCGCAGCCGCTTCACCTTGCGCTCCTGGATGCGCTCCAGCAGCCGCTCCGCGAGCGCGTCCAGGTTGTGCTCCAGCGGCG
Proteins encoded in this window:
- a CDS encoding OmpA family protein, with product MLCSPVAAISAQVPLLVIMGLLATSARAAEPSAVELRAREDLDRQLQAMVKKTPPPEIVISFEGLPGAGTSRGYKLVEADFLVNGQPLAIPGVDKLNGPGLHRLAVLTVEEGSYTLVSHVTYANESWNLFSEESGFLWKLTASVTVQVQRGLRARVRVLPAINPTAPDPRLKLKLSHDVVAEMTAAPADVAIPEVPDAGSPVAAVAQAPAKPPPPPVTAPVAPPPVTAPVKTVEAPEQGPVAPAKLLLKVLAGRRPAAATVYVKSASGAPQRVVMDRKARKPVELMLPPGEYRLDVLSQGYLAQSRKVTLSREAAPTVSFTLAKAPVKKSQKVRVKKELVVLPRAPRFAERQAAPRKGSTAGLALLVDMFVRDESLRLRIEGHTDNKERPAAAARKALSEARANAVAKALVDAGLEASRIDTVGLGDSRPKAPNLLPRGRELNRRVEFVLLRAK
- a CDS encoding L,D-transpeptidase family protein, producing MRFLAIALWVFLLAPASHAADRVAAARKAREKQVAALFSKAGVAWPPEQLYLRAFKHERELEVWAGTRAGPLVKVRTYPFCAASGELGPKRRQGDLQVPEGFYTIDLFNPMSSYHLSMRVSYPNAADRFHQVAGVSLGGDIYVHGDCVSIGCIAIEDGPIEELYLMTLDTRAKTRRDVPIHIFPRRLDAAGMAALAERLAPDAPLAAFWQSLQPAYLQFEETRRVPATSVDRKTGRYLVKPARTARR
- a CDS encoding response regulator, with product MKTVLVVDDEMDIAEAVKSILEDEGYRVVTCANGREAIDCLKDARPDLAIIDVMMPVMNGFETIQAIRGMEEFASLPVLIMSAIDPSVRPPDYDWAGFLKKPFSLERLLEQVQKLAPLAA